The Cyclobacterium amurskyense genome contains the following window.
CTATACCATTTATTGTAAAGTTGGTGCTGAAGGCTTGCTGCGGTGGTTGTTATGGTATTCTATTTATGCAATAGTTTTGGGAGCACTGGGGAGAATTAAATTGTTAGGCTTTGGGGCTTTTGGCTTAGGGACTTTTCTTGAACAGCAAATGACGTCAACCCCATTTTTCTTTATGGCTTTACTTTTCCCATTATCTCTTTGGATAAGAGTACCCATTTTAACCATATCCATCTTAAGCTTTTCAAATACAGCTTATTTAGGGATTTTATTGGGGACATTTGCGCTCAAAGAAGGTAGTAAATACTTGAAAGCTATTTTTTTCTTTGGAGGCATATCTTTATTGGTTATACTACTTTATTTTGGTGCAGGTGATGTACTAAAAAATACTGTTTTTTATGGTAAAAAAGGGGTGGGATTAGAATACACGTCTGGAAGAGATAAGATTGCAGCACTTTCCTGGGAAGAATCCATGAAGCAACCACTAATAGGGTATGGATTTGTAGCCGGTGAGATTTCTGTAATTTCTGAAACGAGGGGATCGGGTGTTATAGGTGCTCACAATGGTTTTCTTTCTGCACTTTTGGGAATGGGGATTCCGGGGGCATTGCTTTTAGCTGTTTTTTTAGTGAAAATTTGGTTTACTTCTAAGTCGGAGGTATTCCCTCCACTTATCCGGTCAGCATTATATGGCTCTTTTTTAATGATCTTGGTGCATACCATGGGTAATCCTGGAATTGGCTCCCGTGTCTATGGAGCCTGGATTCCTTCTGTTTTGATTTTTACTGTAATATCAGTATTATACAGCCACTTTAAACAACTTACATTATATGCGAATTACCTGGATAACCCGGAGTTTTCTGGATTACAGGATACCACTGTACCAAGAGCTAGATAACTTATCAGGGGGCCAGTTAACGGTTATTTACTTCAAGGACGTAGTTCCAGAACGCTGCAGGAAGAAGTTGGATAATGTACTAGTTGACAGGGCTATAGCTTTGAGTGGGGAGTGGAGGTTGACAGGTAAAAAAAAGCAACCCCTGTCTGATGTAAAAAAGCAATCCATCAGGATACCATTTCAGCCAGGGCTTGTTCGAGCGATTAAAGAGAGTAAACCGGATGTGATGATTAGTGATGGATTTTTTCAATGGACTTATGCTCCTTTATGGCTTAGAATGATTCATAAAATCCCTCATATTATGTGTTATGAAGGAACTGTTCATACAGAAAAGAATGCTGGGAAAATAAAAACCATCTACAGGAAATTAGCAAAAAATGCCATAGATGAAATCGTCTGTAACGGCAGCTTGAGTAGAGCCTATTTGAATAAATTAGGCGTTTCAAATTCCCATATTACAGATGGAAACATGATAGCCGATTTAAGCGCAAATAGTCTTGAAGAAGTTTCAGGTTTGCCATTAGATAAACCAACAAAAAAATCAAATTTGGGCCTGAACCAATATGTATATGTATATCTGGGACGATTGGTACCCATTAAAGGCATCCAAGAAATGATTAATGCTTGGATTCCAACCATGGGATTGGTTAAAGAGGCAAGTTTGTTAATACTTGGGGATGGGCCTGAACGACCAATAGTAGATAAAATCATTGAGCGATCCTCCTGCAAGAATATCGTATTTACAGGTGAATTGGATTATTCGGTTGTACCTGATTTTCTTTCATTGGGCGATATTTTTTTAATGCCAACCCTACAGGACAATTGGTCTCTCGTGATTCCAGAAGCAATGTCTTTAGGCTTGCCTATCCTATGTTCGAATTACAATGGTTGTTGGCCTGAATTAGTTAAAAAGGAAAATGGTTGGGTGTTTGATCCTCTCGATAGTGAGAGTTTCAAATTGACCTTGTTGTCTTCATGGGAAAAAAAAGACAGTTGGCAGGAAATGGGGAAAGTATCAGAAGCAATAATTGCTACCTATACACCTTCCTCAGTAGCCAAAAATATTATATCATTAAGCAAAAAAATTACCTATAACCGTGCAAAATAAATTTGGATCAGGAATATACCTGAGGAAATATGATTTTTTTAAACCTGGAGCAAGGAAGGGGTTTGAGGAAGTTATAGCTTTTCAAAATTTATCGAAAGAAGAACAGGAATACCTTAGTTGGAAAAAGGTGGAGGCATTACTTGAACATGCTTATAAAAATGTGCCTTGGTACAGTCGCAATTTTAAAAAGATCGGTCTATCCCCAAAGGACATTAGCCAACCCCAATACTTTAACCAGGTGCCTGTGATTACTAGGGAGGACCTAAAAGGTAATTTCAATGAATTTATCTCTGACACCCATAGAGGAAGGAAAATTAAAATAATCACCACTGGAGGCAGCACGGGAGTTCCGCTAAAGATTGGCGTAAATCCCAAAGCCGTAAGAGAAATGCAAAAATGGCAAATGTTTTCCTGGTGGGGCTTAAGTCCTGAAGTAGATATGGCATCAATTTACAGAGAAATCCCCATTGGAATTCTAACAAAGTTGGTTCTTAAATTTATCAATTGGCCGAGAAAGGTGACCTCATTAAATGCTACTAACTTATCCGAAAATAGCATAAAAGCTTTTTTAAAGGAGTTTGAAAAGAACAAACCTGAGGTTTTACATGGATATTTGGGGGCACTGGATTCGTTGGCTGATTATATTTTAGACCGTCAGATCAGTCTGCCTTCTCCTAAAGTGATCTGGTCTACAGCAGCTCCACTTGCCAAGGTTCAGCAAAGAAAGATTCAAAAGGCTTTTGGAGCACCTGTTTGTGATCAGTATGGCTGTAGTGAAATGTATTTTATCGCTGCATCATGTCCGGAAAACAATGGCCTTCATCAATTTTCTGATGCGATTAAATTAGAGGTTCTGGATGGGAAGGGTTCTCAGGTATCTATTGGGGATAGGGGGAAAATCACACTCACCAATCTCAATGAATTTGCTTTTCCGCTAATAAGGTATGAGAACGGTGATCAGGGGAGATGGTTGAAAAGCAGTTGTAATTGTGGGATAAACCTACCACTAATGGACCAAGTAAAGGGCCGAAAGAGTGACAATTTTAATCTGCCCGACGGTTCAGTAATTTCTGGTGAATATTTGACCACCCTTTTTGATGATTATCCAGATGCTGTGAAGAGGTTTCAAGTAGTTCAAAACAAAGACCTATCCATTGATTTAAATGTTTCTACGAATGGACAACAGGACAAAGTGTTAAGGCAGGTAAAACAAGGCCTGGAGGAAAAGGTTAAGTATCAGGTAGCGGTGGTGTTAGTAGTTACCGATGAGTTTCAATCATTTGGTGGTAAGCTTAGATACGTTATTAAGAATTAGCCGTGAATAAAACACACAAAAAGGCAAGTGATCTTTTAAGAATCCCTTTTTTTAGGGGCAGGAAGGCACTGAACAGGTGGAGGTATATGGCCTTTAGAATCCCTTTTTTAGAACGAAAAATCGTCCAACTAAAAAAAAAGAAAGGGGAGTTTCTTGAGGTTGATAGACATCGTTTTTTGGATACGGTACCTCCGGTAAAACTACAGCATAAATTACCTAAAGATTTCAGGGTGGGGTTGGTCAAGGATTTGGACAATTACAATGGAGAAATTCAAAAGGTTGCCCATTGGTATAAATATGAAAGGTTTTTAATTCAAAACAATATTGCCTATGATTTTTTCTCGGTCCATAGTAGCAATTGGGTCGACTGGGCACAAAAATTCAATTTAATAGTATTTAGGCCAGACATATCCCCTTGGGCTTTACACGAAGCGAGGTCAAAAATTTTCTTTATTGAGGAATATTTAAAAATACAATGCTTTCCTTCTTACAAAGAAATTTGGTCCTACGAAGATAAAATTAATCTGCAATACCTCTATGCTTTTCATAAAGTCGAACATGTCCCCACCTTTATTTCTCATGATCAGGCGGAAACACTTGAATTCCTGAAACAAACGGAGTTCCCATTGGTTTCTAAAATAATTAATGGATCAGCATCTAAAGGAGTACATCTGATTAAGAATAAAAAAAAGGCAGTAAAATTCGTAAAGAAAGTATTTGCTGAAGGTCTCTCTACTTATTGGCCAGGATTTAATCAAAAAAACTATGTCTATTTTCAACCGCTTATAAAGCACAAAGGGTATGATCTAAGGATTATCATTGTAGGAGACAAGGCATTTGGATACTACAAGCTGCTACCCAAAAATGATTTCAGGGCTTCCGGAAGTATGCACATTCAAAAGACTACTTTACCAGCTGAAGCGGTTGAAATAGCTTTGGATATAAAAAATAAATTTAACCATACCTTTTTGGCAGTAGATTTTTTGGAGGACAGTACAAATGACAAGTTTTTGGTAATAGAAACATCTGTCTTTGTAGACATCTATACCTCCTCACAATCTATAGTAAATGGACTGCCAGGTTATTATAAAATATCAACGGCTCCTTTTAAAATGGAATTTTGTCAGGGAGAGGTATGGTTACAAGAACTTATTCTAGAAGAATTATTAAAGGGAAAACCATAAGAAACACTTCTAATTTTTAAAATCTCCTAAAAAGCTTCCTCGCTCATCTTTTTTACTTAAATGTTTTATATAACTTGAAAATATTATTCATTCATAATGATTATTTTGAACCTTCTGGAGAAGAGCATGCTGTAGAAGGACTTGCCGCACTTCTGGAAGCCAAAGGACATCAAATCATTTGGTACAGGAGGGGATCTAGGGAAATGGACAAGATGAAATTTGGCAAATTAAGAGCCGGTATTTTAAGTTTATACAATCCAAAAGCAGTAAAAGATATAGATTCAATTATCCGTAAGGAGCGTCCGGATGTCGTTCAAGTTCAAAATGTTTATCCCTTTATTTCCCCTCGAATTTTGAAGATGGTAAAAAAGCACAAATTACCTTTGGTAATGCGATGCCCAAATTACAGGTTGTGGTGCCCTACTGGATTGTTCTTGGATCGATCGGGTCAAATTTGTGAAAAATGTACTGGTCCTACCGGAGAACTTTCATGTATAAAAAAGAATTGCACAGGATCAAATTTAAAGAGCACCGCTTATGCCCTTAGGAATTTCGTTGCCAGGAAGTCAGGTGTTTTTTCTAAATATGTTGATACTTTTATTGTTCAATCTGAATTTCAACGTGAAAAATTTGCCTCCCTTGGGATTCCAAAGGAAAAAACAGTAATTGTTCCAGGGTTGACCCCGCCAATGTTACCAAGTAATCTCAAGTTTGAAGCCAAGTATTATACTTTTATAGGAAGAGTAAGCAAGGAGAAAGGAGTGGATGATATATTCAGAGCGGCATCAACTCTTCCGAATTTAACCTTTGCAATTGCTGGAAGGATCGGGGATAGGTTTGATATTTCAAATGCACCACCCAATGTGATTTTTAAGGGGTTTCTATCAGGGCTTGAATTGGATGATCTTTACAGAGAATCCAAAGCCATTTTAGTCCCAAGTCGCTGGTATGAAGGTTTTCCAAATGTAATTACTAAAGCCATGTACCATGGTAAGCCGGTGATAACCTCCAATATGGGTTGTTTTAATGATATAGTATCCCATGGGGAAACAGGACTGATGTTCGATATTAATAACAATTCTGGGTTAAAAGAGGCCATTTTACAGATAGAAAATGACCCTGTAGGTGCTTCAAGAATGGGAGAAGCAGGTAGAATAGTTTCCGTAAAAAAATATGGAAATGATCGTATTTATAGTAAATTAATCGAGATTTATAGCTAAATTATATTACTAATTTTTTACGAAATTTATTCATTTATATAGTAAGCCTAAATGTTTGATAGGTTCTGCGGTAACTTAGGTGATTTGTTGAAAATCATTGTTTTTTATGATTTGTAACTGAATATACAGGATAATACAAAGATTATTTTGAAAAATTAATTTTGGGGAGAGTTCAATGCGGAGAAAATTAACTATTGAATATTTTGGAATTAATAACAGCTAATTCAAGAATATTATGCTTTTAAAATTTTTAAATTATCAACTGACCACCCAACTTCCGACGGAAATTGGTGGAAGAAAAAAAGTACTCGCCAATACCTTAAATCCACATTCCTTTTGTATTGCCAGGGAAGACAAGGATTTTCAAAATGCCTTAAAAGCATCAGCAATTTTGTTGCCCGATGGGATTGGTATTGTTTATGCCACAAGATTGCTCTATGGAAAGAAAATCAAAAAGATTTCAGGTTATGACTTACACTTACACTACTTAGGCCTGTTGAATAATCAAGCAGGGAAAGTCTTTTATTTGGGCTCTTCCGAATTTGTTTTGAACGAAATCAAGAAAAAACTAGCTGTGAATTTTCCTGATATAGTGTGCGCTTTTTATAGCCCTCCGTTTTGTGCTAGTTTTACAAGTGAAGAAGATCAGTTGATGGTAACTACCATCAATGAATTTAAACCTGATATTTTATTTGTTGGAATGACCGCGCCAAAGCAAGAAAAATGGGTTTTGAAAAACAAGGATAATCTGGAGGTCTCCACCATTGCTGCCATTGGTGCAGTCTTTGACTTTTATGCTGGCACTGTAATCAGACCCAATACCTTTTGGATTAACTTTGGTTTTGAATGGTTAATTCGTTTAATCAAGGAGCCTAAAAGACTGTGGAGAAGAACCCTGATATCAACACCAAAATTTGTTGTTTTAATCATGGCGCACAAAATTAAAGCTATCTTTGGATTCCCCAACAAAAGGGAGAAATTGATAACAAAACCTGAGACAAATTCAAAGTTAAAGATCCATGGGTGATTTTAAGAAAGCTTCTGCTCTAGCCTTAGTACTTATTGCTGTTCTAACACAATTTATTTCATCTTCTTCAGTAGCAATGCCTCTAGGAAAAATAGAGAAGTCATTAAAAGGAAAAGTGATATGCATAGACCCTGGACATGGGGGGACCGCAGAGACTGATTCCTATCGAGTAGGGCCGACAGGGGAAAGGGAAGAGTGGATCAATTTAAGGGTAGGAACTTTACTTGGGGAAATGCTTGAGCAATCAGGGGCTAAAGTGATTTATACAAGAACCACAGATACTTTTATCCCCTTGGCCGAAAGGAGTAAAATTGCTGTCGAGAATAAGGTGGATTTGTTTATTTCTATACACCACAATGCCACAGCGGATCCAAAGGTGAATTTTCCAATTATTTATTTTCATGGTAGTGCAGAGGAAAACAAAGCAAGTGTTGATTTTGGGGAAAAGGTAGCGAAAAAATTAGTAAAGCACCTTTTTAAAGGAAAAGGGCCATACAGTTTGGTTTCCGATTTCACCATTTTCTCTAGCTCAGGGGCTAGTGTCTTAAGAGGAACCTATGGAATTCCAGGTATAATCGGGGAAGCAACTTTTTTCACCTCCCCTAAAGAGGAAAAGAGGTTGAGACTTCCTGACTACAATAAAAAAGAGGCACTTGCCTATTTTGAAGCCATAGCTTTATTTTTTAATACAGCTGAGGTACTTCCGATAGCTGAAAAAAATGATCCTTCTAAGATTGAGCCTTTTAAAGTTTTTCAGGAAGCAGACAGAATGAAACCAGAGGCCAAACAGTGGAAAGCCAATTTTTCAAAGGGGAAGAAGCTGTTTAGGAAAGGTGGGGAACAACGATTGGAGAAGGCCTTTGAATTGTTAACCCTTTCAGCCAGGTCATTTCCAGATTCATATGTGGCTAAGGAATGCCATGAATTAAGAGTTCTAATACTCAGTAAGCAAGGGGAAACGGATGCTGCAGAAATGGAGAAAAAAAGAGTCCGCTTCTTTTATCCTTGACTTCAGTAAGAAAGGATTAAAATAATCCAAAAGCGGAAGCCCCCAAACTCTTCCTATTCCCGAAGCGCTAGCCAAGGGATTGTGTTTCAGCTAAGCGGGTTTGATGAGTCATAATGAGATCTTCAAACCCGAAATAAAAAACATTAAATTCTTGTTGTTAGTTCTTTTTGCAACTGAAAGATCACATTTTTCAATCCAGTATTTACCTCCGCGATTTTAGAAGATAAGTTTTCCACTTGACTTTCCATTTCAGCCAAATGCTCTACTTCTCTAATAACAGGCATAAGGCTAGTAATTTTGATATTGTCTATACTTGGCTTTATCTGATGTGCCAGGTTGCGGATAATGGAGAAATTTTCTTGTTCGAGGGCTTCGTTAAATCCTGTGATCGTATTTTCAGATTGCTCAATAAAAAGCCGGATCATTTCACTAATAAATTCATTACTACCACCACTTATTTCTTCTAGATTTATTAAATTATATAATTTTCCCTGGCTATCTTCCATTATTCCTTAGTATAAAATTTATTTGTAAATATACAATTTGCTTCGATATAAACGAATAATCGAATTCTTAGTTTTTTTACTGCATCACAAAAAAATAGGCTTAAATTGCGCCGTATTAAACAAAATCAGGATTTAATTATTTTTATTCATGTCAGATTTGAATCATTATTCCAAGATTGCCACTGAGTTAGGCGTTCGCGAAAAGCAAGTAATCAGTACGGTCAATTTACTGGACGAGGGAGGGACTGTTCCTTTTATTTCCAGGTATAGAAAAGAAGTCACCGGAAGCTTGGATGAGGTACAGGTAGCTGCTGTAAGGGATAGGTTACAACAGTTAAGGGATTTGGACAAGCGAAAGGAAGCGATAATAAAATCCATTGAGGAACAAGGAAAGTTAACAGATGAGCTGGCTGGTAAAATTAAGCGAGCAGAAACAATGTCTGTTTTAGAGGATATTTATCTTCCTTATAAACCAAAAAGAAGAACGAAAGGGACCATTGCAAAGGAAAAAGGTTTGGAGCCATTGGCCCAACTGATTTTTGAACAAAATTCCCTTGATTTAATTAAGGTTGCGGAAGAATACATTGATGCTGAGAAGGAGGTAACCTCTACAGAAGATGCATTAAATGGTGCCCGTGATATAATGGCCGAATGGATCAATGAAGATGCCGAAATAAGGAAAAAATTAAGAGAGCTATTCATTGAGGAAGGTGAGTTTGTATCAAAAGTCATCCCTGGAAAGGAAGAGGAAGCCATCAAATACAAAGATTATTTTGATTGGAGAGAACCTGTTAAAACTGCTCCTTCTCACCGTATATTGGCCATGAGGAGAGGGGAAAAAGAACTTTTCCTGATGTTGGATACAGGTCCGGATGATCTGAGTGCACTCAAAATTATTGAGAAGGCAGTAGTGAAAGAAAATAACACCTGTTCTGAACAGGTTAAGTTAGCCGCTAAGGACGGGTATAAAAGGCTACTGAAACCTTCTATGGAAACAGAGGTAAGGTTGTATGCCAAGAAAAAAGCGGACGAAGAAGCCATAAAGGTATTTACAGAAAACC
Protein-coding sequences here:
- a CDS encoding O-antigen ligase family protein, with translation MNAVAENRVSTKIGLLDFFFIGGLPGGVFLFRNLLYVLVLRQREAGEMATVDASAGVQAVFLVVVLLVGVYYFIHHELIRYFIGNSAFKWFFLFYGLGLISAIWSVDPILTLYRATEAIAYALLIFAAVYTIYCKVGAEGLLRWLLWYSIYAIVLGALGRIKLLGFGAFGLGTFLEQQMTSTPFFFMALLFPLSLWIRVPILTISILSFSNTAYLGILLGTFALKEGSKYLKAIFFFGGISLLVILLYFGAGDVLKNTVFYGKKGVGLEYTSGRDKIAALSWEESMKQPLIGYGFVAGEISVISETRGSGVIGAHNGFLSALLGMGIPGALLLAVFLVKIWFTSKSEVFPPLIRSALYGSFLMILVHTMGNPGIGSRVYGAWIPSVLIFTVISVLYSHFKQLTLYANYLDNPEFSGLQDTTVPRAR
- a CDS encoding glycosyltransferase family 4 protein, translated to MRITWITRSFLDYRIPLYQELDNLSGGQLTVIYFKDVVPERCRKKLDNVLVDRAIALSGEWRLTGKKKQPLSDVKKQSIRIPFQPGLVRAIKESKPDVMISDGFFQWTYAPLWLRMIHKIPHIMCYEGTVHTEKNAGKIKTIYRKLAKNAIDEIVCNGSLSRAYLNKLGVSNSHITDGNMIADLSANSLEEVSGLPLDKPTKKSNLGLNQYVYVYLGRLVPIKGIQEMINAWIPTMGLVKEASLLILGDGPERPIVDKIIERSSCKNIVFTGELDYSVVPDFLSLGDIFLMPTLQDNWSLVIPEAMSLGLPILCSNYNGCWPELVKKENGWVFDPLDSESFKLTLLSSWEKKDSWQEMGKVSEAIIATYTPSSVAKNIISLSKKITYNRAK
- a CDS encoding phenylacetate--CoA ligase family protein — encoded protein: MQNKFGSGIYLRKYDFFKPGARKGFEEVIAFQNLSKEEQEYLSWKKVEALLEHAYKNVPWYSRNFKKIGLSPKDISQPQYFNQVPVITREDLKGNFNEFISDTHRGRKIKIITTGGSTGVPLKIGVNPKAVREMQKWQMFSWWGLSPEVDMASIYREIPIGILTKLVLKFINWPRKVTSLNATNLSENSIKAFLKEFEKNKPEVLHGYLGALDSLADYILDRQISLPSPKVIWSTAAPLAKVQQRKIQKAFGAPVCDQYGCSEMYFIAASCPENNGLHQFSDAIKLEVLDGKGSQVSIGDRGKITLTNLNEFAFPLIRYENGDQGRWLKSSCNCGINLPLMDQVKGRKSDNFNLPDGSVISGEYLTTLFDDYPDAVKRFQVVQNKDLSIDLNVSTNGQQDKVLRQVKQGLEEKVKYQVAVVLVVTDEFQSFGGKLRYVIKN
- a CDS encoding ATP-grasp domain-containing protein, which encodes MAFRIPFLERKIVQLKKKKGEFLEVDRHRFLDTVPPVKLQHKLPKDFRVGLVKDLDNYNGEIQKVAHWYKYERFLIQNNIAYDFFSVHSSNWVDWAQKFNLIVFRPDISPWALHEARSKIFFIEEYLKIQCFPSYKEIWSYEDKINLQYLYAFHKVEHVPTFISHDQAETLEFLKQTEFPLVSKIINGSASKGVHLIKNKKKAVKFVKKVFAEGLSTYWPGFNQKNYVYFQPLIKHKGYDLRIIIVGDKAFGYYKLLPKNDFRASGSMHIQKTTLPAEAVEIALDIKNKFNHTFLAVDFLEDSTNDKFLVIETSVFVDIYTSSQSIVNGLPGYYKISTAPFKMEFCQGEVWLQELILEELLKGKP
- a CDS encoding glycosyltransferase family 4 protein; this encodes MKILFIHNDYFEPSGEEHAVEGLAALLEAKGHQIIWYRRGSREMDKMKFGKLRAGILSLYNPKAVKDIDSIIRKERPDVVQVQNVYPFISPRILKMVKKHKLPLVMRCPNYRLWCPTGLFLDRSGQICEKCTGPTGELSCIKKNCTGSNLKSTAYALRNFVARKSGVFSKYVDTFIVQSEFQREKFASLGIPKEKTVIVPGLTPPMLPSNLKFEAKYYTFIGRVSKEKGVDDIFRAASTLPNLTFAIAGRIGDRFDISNAPPNVIFKGFLSGLELDDLYRESKAILVPSRWYEGFPNVITKAMYHGKPVITSNMGCFNDIVSHGETGLMFDINNNSGLKEAILQIENDPVGASRMGEAGRIVSVKKYGNDRIYSKLIEIYS
- a CDS encoding WecB/TagA/CpsF family glycosyltransferase; protein product: MLLKFLNYQLTTQLPTEIGGRKKVLANTLNPHSFCIAREDKDFQNALKASAILLPDGIGIVYATRLLYGKKIKKISGYDLHLHYLGLLNNQAGKVFYLGSSEFVLNEIKKKLAVNFPDIVCAFYSPPFCASFTSEEDQLMVTTINEFKPDILFVGMTAPKQEKWVLKNKDNLEVSTIAAIGAVFDFYAGTVIRPNTFWINFGFEWLIRLIKEPKRLWRRTLISTPKFVVLIMAHKIKAIFGFPNKREKLITKPETNSKLKIHG
- a CDS encoding N-acetylmuramoyl-L-alanine amidase family protein, with product MGDFKKASALALVLIAVLTQFISSSSVAMPLGKIEKSLKGKVICIDPGHGGTAETDSYRVGPTGEREEWINLRVGTLLGEMLEQSGAKVIYTRTTDTFIPLAERSKIAVENKVDLFISIHHNATADPKVNFPIIYFHGSAEENKASVDFGEKVAKKLVKHLFKGKGPYSLVSDFTIFSSSGASVLRGTYGIPGIIGEATFFTSPKEEKRLRLPDYNKKEALAYFEAIALFFNTAEVLPIAEKNDPSKIEPFKVFQEADRMKPEAKQWKANFSKGKKLFRKGGEQRLEKAFELLTLSARSFPDSYVAKECHELRVLILSKQGETDAAEMEKKRVRFFYP
- a CDS encoding Hpt domain-containing protein, which encodes MEDSQGKLYNLINLEEISGGSNEFISEMIRLFIEQSENTITGFNEALEQENFSIIRNLAHQIKPSIDNIKITSLMPVIREVEHLAEMESQVENLSSKIAEVNTGLKNVIFQLQKELTTRI